In Tripterygium wilfordii isolate XIE 37 chromosome 23, ASM1340144v1, whole genome shotgun sequence, one genomic interval encodes:
- the LOC119993609 gene encoding solute carrier family 25 member 44-like, which yields MSLGAAEDDSASEIHIPADIDWHMLDKSKFFILGAALFSGVSTVLYPAVVLKTRQQVSPIPISSLKMSFSVMRHEGVRGFYRGFGTSLMGTIPARALYLGALEVTKSGVGSATIRFGFSDTTAVAIANAAAGLSSAMAAQLVWTPIDVVSQRLMVQGCCKNLLPNVNCRYSNGIDAFRKILYSDGPRGLYRGFGISMVAHAPCNAVWWTSYSMANRFISEGIGCYTTKRDEVGVLPGCGVRPISMSMLGVQGVSAAIASGISALVTMPLDTIKTRLQVLDGEENGRRKPLTIMQTVRNLVKEGGFSACYRGLGPRWASMSFSATTMVTTYEFLKLISAKNQECLTS from the coding sequence ATGAGTTTGGGTGCGGCAGAGGATGATTCCGCATCGGAGATACACATTCCGGCGGATATAGACTGGCACATGCTTGATAAATCCAAGTTCTTCATCCTCGGGGCCGCTTTATTTTCCGGTGTATCGACGGTTCTTTACCCTGCTGTGGTCTTGAAGACTCGGCAACAGGTCTCACCTATACCGATTTCCTCCCTCAAAATGTCTTTCTCCGTTATGCGTCATGAAGGTGTGAGAGGTTTCTACAGAGGTTTTGGTACCTCTTTAATGGGTACAATCCCAGCTCGTGCACTTTACTTGGGAGCACTAGAGGTAACCAAGAGTGGCGTTGGTTCAGCAACTATTAGGTTTGGTTTTTCAGATACTACAGCTGTGGCTATAGCCAACGCTGCAGCTGGGTTGAGCTCAGCAATGGCTGCCCAGTTAGTTTGGACCCCAATTGATGTTGTGAGCCAAAGACTGATGGTTCAAGGTTGCTGTAAGAATTTGCTTCCCAATGTGAATTGCAGATATAGCAATGGCATCGACGCCTTTCGAAAAATTCTGTATTCAGATGGTCCTAGAGGATTGTATAGGGGATTTGGGATTTCAATGGTGGCTCATGCACCATGTAATGCGGTCTGGTGGACATCTTATTCAATGGCGAATCGGTTCATTTCAGAGGGTATTGGATGCTACACGACCAAGAGAGATGAGGTTGGGGTTCTTCCTGGGTGCGGGGTTAGGCCTATTTCAATGTCCATGTTGGGAGTGCAAGGAGTCAGTGCAGCCATAGCTAGTGGCATTTCTGCGTTAGTAACGATGCCTCTCGACACAATTAAGACTAGATTGCAGGTTTTGGATGGTGAAGAGAATGGGAGAAGAAAGCCATTGACAATTATGCAAACAGTGAGGAATTTGGTGAAGGAAGGTGGATTCAGTGCTTGTTACAGGGGATTGGGGCCAAGGTGGGCTTCAATGTCTTTTTCTGCAACAACAATGGTGACTACTTATGAGTTTTTGAAACTAATTTCTGCTAAGAACCAAGAATGTTTGACATCATGA
- the LOC119993623 gene encoding 17.3 kDa class II heat shock protein-like yields the protein MDFRIMGFDSPIFNNLHQMMDISEDAEKSFNIPSRTYVRDAKAMAATPADVKEYPKSYVFVVDMPGLKSGDIKVQVEDDNVLLISGERKREEEKEGAKYVRMERRVGKFMRKFVLPENANTGAISAACQDGVLTVTVQKLPPPEPKKPKTIEVKIA from the coding sequence ATGGACTTCAGAATCATGGGTTTTGATTCTCCAATCTTCAACAATCTCCACCAAATGATGGATATCAGCGAAGACGCCGAGAAGTCCTTCAACATCCCGTCCCGCACTTATGTCCGTGACGCCAAGGCCATGGCTGCTACTCCGGCGGATGTGAAGGAGTACCCGAAATCCTACGTCTTTGTTGTCGACATGCCGGGGCTGAAATCCGGTGACATCAAGGTGCAGGTGGAGGACGACAATGTGCTACTGATTAGTGGTGAAAGGAAGCGCGAGGAGGAGAAAGAAGGGGCCAAGTACGTGAGAATGGAGAGGCGGGTAGGCAAATTTATGAGGAAGTTTGTGCTGCCTGAGAATGCCAACACCGGTGCCATTTCTGCTGCTTGTCAGGACGGTGTGTTGACTGTCACTGTTCAGAAACTGCCGCCGCCAGAGCCTAAGAAGCCCAAGACTATCGAAGTTAAGATAGCTTAA
- the LOC119993621 gene encoding 28S rRNA (cytosine-C(5))-methyltransferase isoform X1, translating into MVRTNKSVSKPLAAAEKSKDQRRMSGAERSAYFARREAAKVLRSVLQGDARRRAVGSIKSLVYSPSVRNKKATFALVCQTLKYLPIIRDLLNAASTLNSKWKRQQELMYIITYDILFGKESLLVGDAEKFLMCRKDALESALARYLVKKKVKHIEELIALNHTPVDNPKPRYVRVNTLKLDVDSALVELSKHFMVQKDGMVPHLLVLPPGSDVHDHHLVKNGSVILQGKASSMVAAALDPKPEWDVLDACSAPGNKTVHLAALMRGKGRIIACEMNKERVKRLEDTVRLSGATNIEVLCGDFLSLDPKDPSFCEVRAIVVDPSCSGSGTTAERLDYLLPSHAADHARDFAEIERLDKLAAFQRKALAHALSFPAVERVVYSTCSVHQTENEDVINSILPLAISNGFQLATPFPQWHRRGLPVFEGSEHLLRTDPVEDKEGFFIALFVNNKRSEEHSEAQRGALRHFEDNRITCRIKNKSRYLLGLSTRLSNMWFRTSCVRKMI; encoded by the exons ATGGTACGCACCAACAAAAGTGTATCGAAGCCATTAGCAGCCGCCGAGAAATCCAAGGACCAGCGGCGGATGAGCGGTGCCGAGAGGTCGGCTTACTTCGCAAGAAGAGAGGCGGCGAAAGTATTGAGGAGCGTTCTCCAAGGCGACGCTCGGCGTCGAGCCGTCGGCTCTATTAAATCGCTCGTGTACAGCCCTTCTGTGAGGAACAAGAAGGCCACGTTCGCTCTAGTCTGCCAAACACTTAAAT ATCTTCCAATTATCAGAGATTTATTGAATGCTGCCAGCACATTGAATAGCAAGTGGAAG AGGCAGCAGGAATTAATGTACATAATTACGTATGACATTCTATTTGGAAAG GAGAGTCTACTAGTTGGTGATGCAGAAAAGTTTTTAATGTGTCGCAAAGATGCTCTAGAATCTGCTCTAGCTCGATATttagtgaagaagaaagtgaagCACATTGAAGAATTGATAGCTCTTAACCACACTCCTG TAGATAATCCTAAACCTCGTTACGTTCGAGTAAATACTCTGAAGTTGGATGTTGATTCTGCCTTGGTTGAGTTGAGTAAACACTTCATG GTTCAAAAGGATGGAATGGTTCCTCACTTGTTGGTCCTCCCACCCGGCAGTGATGTGCATGATCATCATCTTGTAAAAAATGGAAGTGTCATTTTGCAA GGAAAGGCAAGTTCTATGGTGGCAGCAGCCCTTGATCCCAAACCTGAATGGGAT GTTCTTGATGCATGTTCGGCTCCAGGAAACAAAACTGTTCACCTTGCCGCGCTTATGAGAGGCAAGGGAAGGATTATAGCATGTGAGATGAATAAGGAAAGGGTTAAACGTTTGGAAGACACAGTCAGACTCTCTGGTGCCACCA ACATAGAAGTTTTGTGTGGAGATTTCTTGAGCTTAGACCCAAAAGATCCTTCTTTCTGTGAG GTCCGTGCAATTGTTGTGGACCCTTCTTGCTCTGGATCTGGCACCACAGCTGAAAGATTAGACTATCTTCTCCCGTCCCATGCTGCAG ATCATGCCCGTGATTTTGCAGAAATTGAAAGACTCGACAAGCTCGCTGCATTTCAGAGAAAAGCTCTAGCACATGCATTATCTT TTCCAGCGGTTGAGAGAGTCGTCTATAGTACATGTTCCGTTCACCAGACTGAAAATGAAGATGTTATCAACTCAATTCTTCCTCTCGCCATCTCCAATGGTTTTCAGCTGGCCACTCCCTTTCCTCAATGGCATCGCCGTGGACTTCCCGTTTTCGAAGGCT CTGAACATTTGCTACGGACAGACCCAGTTGAAGACAAAGAAGGTTTTTTCATTGCTTTATTCGTCAATAATAAGCGGTCGGAAGAGCATTCAGAAGCACAGAGAGGCGCCCTCAGACATTTTGAAGACAATCGCATAACATGTAGAATTAAGAACAAGAGCAGATATCTTCTCGGACTCTCTACTAGGCTATCTAACATGTGGTTTCGTACTTCCTGTGTACGGAAAATGATCTAA
- the LOC119993621 gene encoding 28S rRNA (cytosine-C(5))-methyltransferase isoform X2 codes for MVRTNKSVSKPLAAAEKSKDQRRMSGAERSAYFARREAAKVLRSVLQGDARRRAVGSIKSLVYSPSVRNKKATFALVCQTLKYLPIIRDLLNAASTLNSKWKRQQELMYIITYDILFGKESLLVGDAEKFLMCRKDALESALARYLVKKKVKHIEELIALNHTPDNPKPRYVRVNTLKLDVDSALVELSKHFMVQKDGMVPHLLVLPPGSDVHDHHLVKNGSVILQGKASSMVAAALDPKPEWDVLDACSAPGNKTVHLAALMRGKGRIIACEMNKERVKRLEDTVRLSGATNIEVLCGDFLSLDPKDPSFCEVRAIVVDPSCSGSGTTAERLDYLLPSHAADHARDFAEIERLDKLAAFQRKALAHALSFPAVERVVYSTCSVHQTENEDVINSILPLAISNGFQLATPFPQWHRRGLPVFEGSEHLLRTDPVEDKEGFFIALFVNNKRSEEHSEAQRGALRHFEDNRITCRIKNKSRYLLGLSTRLSNMWFRTSCVRKMI; via the exons ATGGTACGCACCAACAAAAGTGTATCGAAGCCATTAGCAGCCGCCGAGAAATCCAAGGACCAGCGGCGGATGAGCGGTGCCGAGAGGTCGGCTTACTTCGCAAGAAGAGAGGCGGCGAAAGTATTGAGGAGCGTTCTCCAAGGCGACGCTCGGCGTCGAGCCGTCGGCTCTATTAAATCGCTCGTGTACAGCCCTTCTGTGAGGAACAAGAAGGCCACGTTCGCTCTAGTCTGCCAAACACTTAAAT ATCTTCCAATTATCAGAGATTTATTGAATGCTGCCAGCACATTGAATAGCAAGTGGAAG AGGCAGCAGGAATTAATGTACATAATTACGTATGACATTCTATTTGGAAAG GAGAGTCTACTAGTTGGTGATGCAGAAAAGTTTTTAATGTGTCGCAAAGATGCTCTAGAATCTGCTCTAGCTCGATATttagtgaagaagaaagtgaagCACATTGAAGAATTGATAGCTCTTAACCACACTCCTG ATAATCCTAAACCTCGTTACGTTCGAGTAAATACTCTGAAGTTGGATGTTGATTCTGCCTTGGTTGAGTTGAGTAAACACTTCATG GTTCAAAAGGATGGAATGGTTCCTCACTTGTTGGTCCTCCCACCCGGCAGTGATGTGCATGATCATCATCTTGTAAAAAATGGAAGTGTCATTTTGCAA GGAAAGGCAAGTTCTATGGTGGCAGCAGCCCTTGATCCCAAACCTGAATGGGAT GTTCTTGATGCATGTTCGGCTCCAGGAAACAAAACTGTTCACCTTGCCGCGCTTATGAGAGGCAAGGGAAGGATTATAGCATGTGAGATGAATAAGGAAAGGGTTAAACGTTTGGAAGACACAGTCAGACTCTCTGGTGCCACCA ACATAGAAGTTTTGTGTGGAGATTTCTTGAGCTTAGACCCAAAAGATCCTTCTTTCTGTGAG GTCCGTGCAATTGTTGTGGACCCTTCTTGCTCTGGATCTGGCACCACAGCTGAAAGATTAGACTATCTTCTCCCGTCCCATGCTGCAG ATCATGCCCGTGATTTTGCAGAAATTGAAAGACTCGACAAGCTCGCTGCATTTCAGAGAAAAGCTCTAGCACATGCATTATCTT TTCCAGCGGTTGAGAGAGTCGTCTATAGTACATGTTCCGTTCACCAGACTGAAAATGAAGATGTTATCAACTCAATTCTTCCTCTCGCCATCTCCAATGGTTTTCAGCTGGCCACTCCCTTTCCTCAATGGCATCGCCGTGGACTTCCCGTTTTCGAAGGCT CTGAACATTTGCTACGGACAGACCCAGTTGAAGACAAAGAAGGTTTTTTCATTGCTTTATTCGTCAATAATAAGCGGTCGGAAGAGCATTCAGAAGCACAGAGAGGCGCCCTCAGACATTTTGAAGACAATCGCATAACATGTAGAATTAAGAACAAGAGCAGATATCTTCTCGGACTCTCTACTAGGCTATCTAACATGTGGTTTCGTACTTCCTGTGTACGGAAAATGATCTAA
- the LOC119993314 gene encoding protein phosphatase 2C 53-like has translation MEEVPPAVAVPFRVCNLVCDNPSLANCMDITRLKLMANTSGLLSGSVIEVSSAGDDEHSICDLDDGVTDTVETVSEEEMEGGAPLLDMISEKKSNWVVGADVTTRESEDDDSLSLEADQIFDSSCSLSVASDTSSLCGEDFLTFDASSEVGTPNSIEIEKRICSVDIITKATSVAASNCEADIVRDSLSVGASLGEDVGDGPDPKPSAVVLQLSLERQASGTVVRSVFEVEYVPLWGFTSICGRRSEMEDAVATVRRFMKIPFQMLIGDRIIDGMSKFLTQQNAHFFGVYDGHGGSQVANYCRDRVHSALAEEIEFVKQSLNDGSIKVGCQEQWRKAFTNCFVKVDAEVGGKANNEPVAPETVGSTAVVAIICSSHIIVANCGDSRAVLCRGKEPMALSVDHKPNREDEYARIEAAGGKVIQWNGHRVFGVLAMSRSIGDRYLKPSIIPDPEVTFIARAKEDECLILASDGLWDVMTNEEACDLARKRILVWHKKNGVTLSHERGEGIDPAAQAAAEYLSNRALQKGSKDNITVIVVDLKAQRKFKTKT, from the exons ATGGAGGAGGTGCCTCCTGCGGTCGCCGTGCCATTTAGAGTATGTAATTTAGTCTGTGATAATCCATCCTTAGCTAACTGTATGGATATCACAAGACTTAAGCTGATGGCAAACACGAGTGGCTTGTTATCTGGTTCTGTAATTGAGGTTTCTTCCGCTGGGGATGATGAACATAGTATTTGTGATTTAGATGATGGAGTTACTGATACTGTTGAGACTGTGTCAGAAGAGGAGATGGAAGGGGGAGCCCCTTTGTTGGATATGATCTCTGAAAAAAAAAGCAATTGGGTTGTTGGTGCAGATGTTACAACTCGGGAAAGCGAGGACGATGATTCCTTATCGTTGGAGGCTGATCAGATTTTTGATAGCTCTTGTTCCCTTTCGGTGGCAAGTGACACTAGTAGCTTATGTGGAGAGGATTTCTTGACATTTGATGCTAGCTCTGAGGTTGGAACACCTAATTCCATTGAAATTGAAAAGAGAATTTGCAGTGTTGATATAATCACAAAGGCCACTAGTGTGGCTGCATCAAATTGTGAGGCAGATATTGTGAGAGATTCCCTTTCTGTGGGAGCCAGCCTCGGAGAAGATGTTGGAGATGGGCCTGACCCAAAGCCATCTGCAGTTGTTCTTCAATTGTCTCTGGAGAGACAGGCGAGTGGAACAGTTGTACGCAGTGTTTTTGAAGTCGAGTATGTACCACTTTGGGGATTTACATCCATATGTGGAAGAAGATCTGAGATGGAAGATGCAGTTGCAACTGTGCGTCGGTTTATGAAAATTCCTTTCCAAATGCTAATTGGTGATCGTATAATTGACGGCATGAGTAAGTTCTTGACTCAGCAGAATGCTCATTTCTTTGGAGTCTATGATGGTCATGGTGGTTCTCAG gttgCAAATTATTGTCGTGATCGTGTCCATTCTGCCTTGGCTGAGGAGATAGAGTTTGTTAAGCAATCCCTAAATGATGGGAGCATCAAGGTTGGTTGCCAAGAGCAATGGAGAAAAGCATTCACCAATTGCTTTGTTAAGGTAGATGCTGAAGTGGGAGGAAAAGCCAATAATGAACCTGTTGCCCCAGAGACTGTGGGGTCTACTGCTGTTGTTGCGATcatttgttcatctcatataATTGTAGCAAACTGTGGAGATTCAAGAGCAGTTCTATGTCGTGGGAAAGAACCAATGGCATTGTCAGTGGATCATAAA CCGAATCGAGAAGATGAATATGCCAGAATTGAAGCCGCCGGAGGCAAGGTTATACAGTGGAATGGGCATCGTGTTTTTGGTGTTCTCGCCATGTCAAGATCTATTG GTGATAGATATTTGAAACCGTCGATTATTCCAGACCCAGAAGTCACATTTATTGCTCGGGCAAAAGAGGACGAGTGTCTCATCCTAGCCAGTGATGGTTTGTGGGATGTGATGACAAATGAAGAGGCATGTGACCTGGCTCGCAAACGAATACTAGTCTGGCACAAAAAGAACGGAGTTACACTTTCCCACGAACGGGGCGAAGGAATTGATCCTGCAGCTCAAGCAGCAGCAGAGTATCTGTCAAACCGTGCTCTTCAGAAAGGAAGCAAGGACAACATCACTGTGATTGTGGTGGATCTGAAAGCTCAGAGAAAATTCAAGACCAAAACATGA
- the LOC119992488 gene encoding serine/threonine-protein kinase tricornered-like, translating into MMGIEEEEEEVLGSSLTMEKVAAAKKIIENHYRAQTKNIQERKERRWVLERKLASSDVPKEEQINLIKDLEHNETQFMRLKRNKICVDDFELLTIIGRGAFGEVRLCREKKSGTIYAMKKLKKSEMVMRGQVEHVRAERNLLAEVASHYIVKLYYSFQDAEYLYLIMEYLPGGDMMTLLMREDTLTENVAKFYIAQSVLAIESIHKHNYIHRDIKPDNLLLDKHGHMKLSDFGLCKPLDCTTLSTIHENKTIGDENKMEPMDIDGCFPDADNNKRWRSPAEQLQHWQMNRRTLAFSTVGTPDYIAPEVLLKKGYGMECDWWSLGAIMYEMLVGYPPFYSDEPITTCRKIVHWRNQLKFPEDARLSPEAKDLICRLLCDVEHRLGTGGAHQIKAHPWFRGVEWHKLYEMEAAFKPEVNGELDTQNFMKFDELDSPTPARAGSGTSRKMLLTSKDLSFVGYTYKNFDALKGLRRSLGDSGSGHPPRQTAEETEVQMLASSGDPMLP; encoded by the exons ATGATGGGgatagaggaagaggaggaggaggtgttgGGTTCGAGCTTGACTATGGAGAAAGTTGCAGCAGCGAAGAAGATCATAGAGAATCACTACAGAGCTCAGACGAAGAACATTCAAGAGCGCAAAGAGAG ACGATGGGTATTGGAGAGAAAATTAGCTTCTTCAGATGTGCCAAAGGAGGAGCAGATCAACCTGATCAAAGACTTAGAACACAATGAGACCCAGTTTATGCGACTGAAGAGGAACAAAATATGTGTCGATGATTTTGAGCTGTTGACCATTATTGGGAGGGGAGCCTTTGGAGAG GTTCGATTATGTCGAGAGAAGAAATCTGGCACTATTTATGCCatgaagaagttgaagaaatCTGAAATGGTTATGAGAGGACAG GTAGAACATGTTAGAGCTGAAAGAAACTTGCTAGCAGAAGTAGCAAGTCACTACATTGTGAAACTCTACTACTCATTTCAAGATGCTGAGTATTTGTATTTGATTATGGAATATTTACCTGGTGGGGATATGATGACTCTTCTGATGAGGGAGGATACCTTAACTGAAAATGTTGCTAAATTTTACATTGCCCAGAGCGTCCTTGCCATTGAGTCTATTCACAAACATAACTACATTCACAG GGACATTAAACCTGACAACCTTTTGCTGGACAAACATGGTCATATGAAGTTATCAGATTTTGGACTTTGTAAGCCTCTTGATTGTACTACTTTATCTACTATCCATGAAAATAAAACCATTGGCGATGAAAATAAGATGGAACCAATGGATATTGATGGATGCTTCCCTGATGCGGATAACAACAAAAGATGGAGAAGCCCTGCTGAGCAACTGCAGCATTGGCAGATGAATAGGAGGACATTG GCATTCTCAACTGTTGGAACACCTGACTATATTGCTCCTGAAGTGTTGCTGAAGAAAGGATATGGCATGGAATGTGACTG GTGGTCACTAGGAGCGATTATGTATGAAATGCTAGTTGGATACCCACCATTTTACTCTGATGAACCTATAACCACCTGCAGAAAG ATTGTTCATTGGAGAAATCAATTAAAATTTCCAGAGGATGCAAGGTTGTCACCAGAGGCTAAAGACCTGATTTGTCGGTTGCTGTGTGATGTTGAGCATAGACTTGGTACCGGAGGGGCACATCAAATTAAA GCTCATCCTTGGTTCAGAGGCGTTGAATGGCATAAACTCTATGAGATGGAGGCGGCATTTAAACCAGAAGTGAACGGGGAGCTGGACACCCAGAACTTTATGAAATTTGATGAA TTGGATTCTCCAACACCAGCAAGAGCGGGCTCAGGAACTTCGAGGAAG ATGCTATTAACTTCTAAAGATTTAAGTTTTGTTGGCTATACATACAAGAACTTCGATGCCCTCAAAGGATTGCGCCGGTCTTTGG GTGATTCAGGTTCAGGTCATCCTCCCAGACAAACAGCAGAGGAAACAGAGGTGCAGATGCTTGCATCATCTGGGGATCCCATGCTACCCTAA